In Thermomonas carbonis, a single genomic region encodes these proteins:
- a CDS encoding multidrug resistance efflux transporter family protein: protein MLFYMLLSYAAASGPSWLIAASFQTTVVAGMLCAPLLYDDVRARIPRAALGVGVLIIAGVLLMQFGHAQGALDAKGWIALLCVVASAFAYPLGNRGLLLHLERTGVELNATQRVFGLTLASQPAWLALAAWAWLQAGPPSSSQLWLALGVAISAGVIATILFFQATGMVRDNATALGAAEAMQAAEVIFAMLLGVAFLGEAWPRGQALAGAALVVAGIVLFAWIVAHDARRSAREADALQTDRGS, encoded by the coding sequence GTGCTGTTCTACATGTTGCTGAGCTATGCGGCAGCCAGCGGGCCGTCGTGGCTGATCGCCGCGAGTTTCCAGACGACGGTGGTGGCCGGCATGTTGTGCGCGCCACTGCTCTACGACGACGTGCGCGCACGCATCCCGCGCGCGGCGTTGGGTGTCGGCGTGCTGATCATCGCCGGCGTGCTGCTGATGCAGTTTGGCCACGCACAAGGTGCGCTCGACGCCAAGGGTTGGATCGCATTGCTGTGCGTGGTCGCCAGCGCGTTCGCGTATCCCTTGGGCAATCGCGGATTGCTGCTGCACCTGGAGCGCACGGGCGTGGAACTCAACGCGACCCAGCGCGTATTCGGCCTGACCCTGGCCAGCCAGCCGGCGTGGCTGGCGCTGGCGGCGTGGGCGTGGCTGCAGGCGGGACCACCGTCTTCATCGCAGTTGTGGCTGGCGCTGGGCGTGGCGATCAGTGCCGGCGTGATCGCGACCATCCTGTTCTTCCAGGCCACCGGCATGGTCCGCGACAACGCGACTGCACTCGGTGCGGCGGAAGCGATGCAGGCCGCGGAAGTGATCTTCGCGATGCTGTTGGGCGTGGCATTCCTCGGCGAAGCCTGGCCACGCGGGCAGGCGCTGGCGGGCGCGGCGTTGGTGGTCGCCGGCATCGTCCTGTTCGCGTGGATCGTGGCGCACGATGCGCGACGCAGCGCGCGCGAGGCGGATGCGCTGCAGACGGATCGTGGCAGCTAG
- the bioC gene encoding malonyl-ACP O-methyltransferase BioC: MSTPLFDARQVRRAFSRSAASYDAAAQLQHAVEARLLESLDYLDDPALNREPPQRVLDLGCGTGRASIAMQKRWPKAQVVSLDLALPMLQQARATSRRAPLLSAKRLSNPFARVPAQVCADARALPLAEASVDVLFSNLCVQWVEDLDALFAGFRRALKPNGLLLVSTFGPETLWELRDAFAHADPSPGSGQAPPPHVSPFADIAGFGDALVRAGFRQPVLDREEETTHYPELASLMRELRAIGATNALASRRHTLTGRSRFAAAANAYEMHRDAQGLPATWETISAMAWAPEAGTPLREGDVDVASIPLSRIPIRRRG; the protein is encoded by the coding sequence ATGAGCACTCCCTTGTTCGATGCCAGGCAAGTCCGGCGCGCGTTCTCGCGCTCGGCCGCCAGCTATGACGCTGCGGCGCAGCTGCAGCATGCGGTTGAAGCGCGACTGCTGGAATCGCTCGATTACCTTGACGATCCCGCGTTGAATCGCGAGCCGCCGCAGCGCGTACTCGATCTCGGCTGCGGCACCGGCCGCGCCAGCATCGCGATGCAGAAACGCTGGCCGAAGGCGCAGGTCGTGTCGCTCGACCTCGCGCTGCCGATGCTGCAGCAGGCGCGTGCGACATCCAGGCGTGCGCCGCTGCTGAGCGCCAAACGCCTCTCCAACCCGTTCGCGCGGGTGCCGGCGCAGGTCTGCGCGGATGCACGCGCGCTGCCGTTGGCGGAGGCGTCGGTGGACGTGCTGTTCTCCAACCTGTGCGTGCAATGGGTCGAGGATCTCGATGCGCTGTTCGCCGGCTTCCGTCGGGCGCTGAAGCCCAATGGCTTGCTGCTGGTGTCCACCTTCGGCCCGGAAACCTTGTGGGAACTGCGCGATGCCTTCGCCCATGCCGATCCTTCGCCAGGCTCAGGACAGGCGCCGCCGCCGCATGTCAGTCCGTTCGCCGACATCGCCGGTTTCGGCGATGCGCTGGTGCGTGCCGGCTTTCGCCAGCCGGTGCTGGATCGCGAGGAAGAGACCACGCATTACCCGGAACTGGCATCGTTGATGCGCGAATTGCGTGCGATCGGTGCGACGAATGCGTTGGCCTCGCGCCGGCACACGCTGACCGGGCGTTCGCGCTTCGCGGCAGCGGCGAATGCCTACGAAATGCATCGCGATGCGCAGGGATTGCCGGCCACCTGGGAAACCATCAGCGCGATGGCCTGGGCGCCGGAGGCCGGCACGCCGCTGCGCGAGGGCGATGTCGACGTGGCCTCGATCCCGCTGTCGCGGATCCCGATCCGGCGGCGCGGATGA
- the bioH gene encoding pimeloyl-ACP methyl ester esterase BioH — protein MHVDIFGRSTGSGQARPPLVLLHGWAMHGGLFAPLVEALREQHTLHVVDLPGHGHNRDCGVPLTLDACTNAVLDAVPDAPWCGWSLGGLIALRASSKCPERIPALAMLCATPKFVVADDWPHGMPVEVFRGFAEGLRGDWRATVDRFIALEAFGSDHMREELRMLRDAVLAHGEPSPRVLAEGLQLLETSDLRDALPGLRVPSLWVGGRRDKLVNPRAMREAASITPNARYVQVEHAGHAPFLTHADEVAAALLEFLARHPDERRDPAVCFSSKNPELDTGVRRDDEHEHP, from the coding sequence CTGCATGTCGACATCTTCGGCCGTTCGACAGGCTCAGGGCAGGCGCGCCCGCCGCTGGTGTTGCTGCATGGCTGGGCGATGCATGGCGGTCTGTTCGCGCCGTTGGTGGAGGCGTTGCGCGAACAACATACTCTGCATGTCGTCGACCTGCCCGGCCATGGCCACAATCGCGACTGCGGGGTGCCGTTGACCCTCGACGCCTGCACGAATGCCGTGCTCGATGCTGTGCCCGACGCGCCATGGTGCGGCTGGTCCCTGGGTGGATTGATCGCGCTGCGGGCGTCGTCGAAATGTCCCGAGCGGATTCCTGCATTGGCGATGCTCTGTGCCACGCCGAAATTCGTGGTCGCCGACGATTGGCCACATGGCATGCCGGTCGAAGTGTTCCGCGGATTCGCCGAGGGACTGCGCGGCGACTGGCGCGCCACGGTGGATCGTTTCATCGCACTGGAGGCGTTCGGTTCCGATCACATGCGCGAGGAATTGCGCATGCTGCGCGACGCCGTGCTGGCTCATGGCGAGCCTTCGCCACGTGTGCTGGCGGAAGGTTTGCAGTTGCTGGAAACCAGCGATCTGCGCGACGCATTGCCGGGATTGCGCGTGCCGAGCCTGTGGGTCGGCGGGCGGCGCGACAAACTGGTGAATCCGCGGGCGATGCGTGAAGCCGCGAGCATTACGCCGAATGCGCGCTACGTGCAGGTCGAGCATGCCGGGCATGCGCCGTTCCTGACGCATGCGGATGAGGTCGCGGCTGCGCTGCTGGAGTTCCTTGCTCGTCATCCCGACGAACGCCGGGATCCGGCTGTTTGTTTTTCATCGAAGAATCCAGAGCTGGATACCGGCGTTCGTCGGGATGACGAGCATGAGCATCCATGA
- the bioF gene encoding 8-amino-7-oxononanoate synthase, whose amino-acid sequence MSRESLSERVLALRAQREAAHRRRRIRMVTRRDGVRCVVDGRELLNFCSNDYLCLSQHPHMIAAMRDAADEGAGSTGSHLVCGHGAQHSALEAELADWLQAPRALLFGSGYMANLAVVQALLGAGDVCVQDKLNHASLIDAARLAGCTLKRYPHNDADAAERQLAAHPDGAALLASDGVFSMDGDVAPLRALAAIARDRQATLYIDDAHAVGVLGNVGRGSIDAAGLDADDVPLRLVTFGKALGSAGAAVVGDADLIAHLAEAARPYLYTTALPPAQAAATRAAVRIAQAGDDLRECLRINIERLKTGAQARGLALLASDTPIQPLLVGRDADALAMSEALEAQGYWVAAIRPPTVPEGSARLRITLSAAHDARQVDGLLDALSRACDAVTA is encoded by the coding sequence ATGTCGCGGGAGTCGTTGAGCGAGCGCGTGCTGGCACTGCGCGCGCAGCGCGAGGCCGCGCATCGGCGTCGTCGCATCCGCATGGTCACGCGACGCGACGGCGTGCGTTGCGTCGTCGATGGTCGCGAACTGCTGAATTTCTGCAGCAACGACTACCTCTGCCTGTCGCAGCATCCGCACATGATCGCCGCCATGCGCGATGCGGCCGACGAAGGCGCGGGCAGTACGGGCTCGCATCTCGTGTGCGGGCATGGCGCGCAGCATTCCGCGCTGGAAGCGGAACTCGCCGACTGGTTGCAAGCCCCGCGTGCATTGCTGTTCGGCAGCGGCTACATGGCCAATCTCGCGGTGGTGCAGGCGTTGCTGGGCGCGGGCGACGTCTGCGTGCAGGACAAGCTCAACCATGCATCGCTGATCGATGCCGCTCGGCTCGCCGGCTGCACGTTGAAGCGCTATCCACACAACGATGCCGACGCCGCCGAACGCCAGCTTGCCGCGCATCCCGACGGTGCCGCGCTGCTCGCCAGCGACGGCGTGTTCTCGATGGATGGCGATGTCGCACCGCTGCGTGCACTCGCCGCCATCGCGCGCGACCGACAGGCGACGTTGTACATCGACGATGCACATGCCGTTGGCGTGCTCGGCAACGTCGGTCGCGGCAGCATCGATGCCGCGGGTCTCGACGCGGATGACGTGCCCTTGCGTCTGGTCACGTTCGGCAAGGCGCTGGGCAGCGCGGGCGCGGCAGTCGTCGGCGATGCCGACCTCATCGCGCATCTCGCCGAGGCCGCGCGACCCTATCTCTACACCACCGCGCTGCCGCCTGCGCAGGCCGCGGCCACGCGCGCAGCGGTGCGCATCGCGCAGGCAGGCGACGACTTGCGCGAGTGCCTGCGCATCAACATCGAACGATTGAAAACAGGTGCGCAGGCACGCGGACTTGCATTGCTGGCCTCCGATACGCCGATCCAGCCGTTGCTGGTCGGTCGCGATGCCGATGCGCTGGCGATGTCAGAAGCACTGGAAGCACAAGGCTACTGGGTGGCCGCGATCCGACCGCCCACCGTGCCGGAAGGCAGCGCGCGTTTGCGGATCACCTTGAGCGCCGCGCACGACGCACGACAGGTCGACGGCCTGCTGGATGCGCTCTCGCGCGCATGCGACGCGGTGACCGCATGA
- the bioB gene encoding biotin synthase BioB: MPAISVAPIGKFPVRHDWSRNEVEALFDLPFTELLHRAGSAHRQHFDPAEVQVSTLLSVKTGGCPEDCGYCPQAARYHTGVDATKLMATEDVVAKAKQAKAAGASRFCMGAAWRSPKDRDVPKVAAMIREVKALGLETCATLGMLSGEQAQALKSAGLDYYNHNIDTAPEFYGDIIHTREMQDRFDTLAHVRDAGMKTCCGGIVGMGESRRQRAGLLQTLTNLPAHPDSVPINRLVQVEGTPLHGTTELDPLEFVRSIAVARILMPASMVRLSAGRESMSDELQALCFAAGANSIFYGEKLLTTGNPDTERDMALFARLGLRPMQVENAKDDSIDACTTTVHAGITEAA; the protein is encoded by the coding sequence ATGCCTGCCATCAGTGTTGCTCCCATCGGCAAATTTCCCGTCCGCCACGACTGGTCGCGCAACGAGGTCGAAGCCCTGTTCGACCTGCCGTTCACCGAACTGCTGCATCGCGCCGGCAGCGCGCATCGGCAGCATTTCGATCCGGCCGAGGTGCAGGTCAGCACCTTGCTCTCGGTGAAGACCGGCGGCTGCCCCGAGGACTGCGGTTATTGCCCGCAGGCGGCGCGTTACCACACCGGCGTCGACGCCACGAAACTGATGGCCACCGAGGACGTGGTGGCGAAGGCGAAGCAGGCGAAGGCCGCCGGCGCCTCGCGCTTCTGCATGGGCGCGGCCTGGCGTTCGCCGAAGGATCGCGATGTGCCGAAGGTCGCGGCGATGATCCGCGAGGTGAAGGCGCTCGGCCTGGAAACCTGCGCGACGCTGGGCATGCTCTCCGGCGAACAGGCGCAGGCGTTGAAGAGCGCTGGCCTCGACTACTACAACCACAATATCGATACCGCCCCCGAGTTCTACGGCGACATCATCCACACCCGCGAGATGCAGGATCGCTTCGACACCCTGGCGCACGTGCGCGACGCCGGCATGAAGACCTGCTGCGGCGGCATCGTCGGCATGGGCGAATCGCGCCGCCAGCGTGCTGGCCTGCTGCAGACGCTGACGAACCTGCCCGCGCATCCGGATTCGGTGCCGATCAACCGGCTGGTGCAGGTCGAAGGCACGCCCCTGCATGGCACCACCGAGCTCGATCCGCTCGAGTTCGTGCGCAGCATCGCGGTCGCCCGCATCCTGATGCCGGCCTCGATGGTGCGGCTGTCCGCCGGCCGCGAAAGCATGAGCGACGAATTGCAGGCGCTGTGCTTCGCCGCCGGCGCCAACTCGATCTTCTACGGCGAGAAACTGCTGACCACCGGCAACCCCGACACCGAGCGCGACATGGCGTTGTTCGCGCGGCTCGGCTTGCGACCGATGCAGGTGGAGAACGCGAAGGACGACAGCATCGACGCGTGCACGACCACGGTGCACGCCGGCATCACCGAAGCAGCCTGA
- a CDS encoding ComF family protein, whose amino-acid sequence MVCGEPAARGRDLCIPCHIALPWQGPACRRCALPLPQPGECGHCLQSPPPLGEVHAVFDYAFPVDRLLPRLKFHRDFAAGRVLTQCMADRMAALPLPDAVIPIPLHRARLRGRGYDQALELARPLARALGIPLLEHALARRKTTRAQSRLDANARQRNLRDAFHVDAKRPLPAHVVLVDDVMTTGATLHAAARVLHQAGVQRIDGWVCARVA is encoded by the coding sequence ATGGTCTGCGGCGAACCCGCCGCGCGCGGCCGCGATCTCTGCATTCCCTGCCACATCGCGCTGCCGTGGCAAGGCCCGGCCTGCCGACGCTGCGCCTTGCCGCTTCCGCAACCGGGCGAGTGCGGACACTGCCTGCAATCGCCGCCACCGCTGGGCGAAGTGCATGCAGTGTTCGATTACGCCTTCCCGGTCGACCGCCTGCTACCGCGGCTCAAGTTCCATCGTGATTTCGCCGCGGGGCGGGTGTTGACGCAGTGCATGGCGGATCGAATGGCGGCCTTGCCACTCCCCGATGCCGTCATCCCGATCCCGCTGCATCGCGCCCGCCTGCGTGGTCGGGGTTACGACCAGGCGCTGGAACTGGCCCGTCCGCTGGCGCGTGCGCTGGGCATCCCGTTGCTCGAACACGCGCTGGCCCGGCGCAAGACCACGCGTGCGCAATCGCGGCTGGACGCGAACGCCCGCCAGCGCAACCTGCGCGATGCGTTCCATGTCGATGCCAAGAGACCGCTGCCGGCGCATGTCGTGCTGGTCGATGACGTGATGACTACCGGCGCGACCCTGCATGCGGCGGCACGCGTCCTGCACCAGGCCGGCGTGCAGCGTATCGATGGATGGGTCTGTGCGCGGGTGGCGTGA
- the ubiA gene encoding 4-hydroxybenzoate octaprenyltransferase has product MPDERDFAQRPGAEPEWRERLRQYWALVRGDRPIGWLLLLWPTWWGLWIAAKGMPPLWPLLVFSLGVWLTRSAGCVINDYADRWLDPNVERTRQRPLATGAVSGREALAVFAVLMLVAFALVLTLNRLTVYMSVVGVLLAASYPYLKRYTYLPQVYLGMAFGWGIPMAFAALTGDVPPIAWVLYVANIFWATAYDTWYAMVDRDDDLRMGAKSTAILFGDMDLVAQGVLYVCMFAALALVGRDDGMGTYYWGGLGVAMLLVAYQFGIARGREREACFRAFLHNHWVGMAVFAGIATDFAMRSTAVVA; this is encoded by the coding sequence ATGCCAGACGAGCGCGACTTCGCCCAGCGTCCCGGTGCCGAGCCAGAATGGCGTGAGCGCTTGCGCCAGTACTGGGCGCTGGTGCGTGGCGATCGCCCGATCGGCTGGCTGCTGCTGCTGTGGCCGACGTGGTGGGGACTCTGGATCGCGGCCAAGGGCATGCCGCCACTCTGGCCGCTGCTGGTGTTCTCGCTGGGGGTCTGGCTGACCCGATCCGCAGGTTGCGTGATCAACGACTACGCCGATCGCTGGCTCGACCCGAATGTCGAGCGCACCAGGCAACGCCCGCTGGCGACCGGGGCGGTATCCGGCCGCGAAGCGCTGGCGGTGTTCGCCGTGCTGATGCTGGTCGCTTTCGCGCTGGTGCTCACGTTGAACCGGTTGACCGTCTACATGAGCGTGGTCGGCGTGTTGCTGGCCGCCAGTTATCCGTACCTGAAGCGCTACACCTACCTGCCGCAGGTCTACCTGGGCATGGCCTTCGGCTGGGGCATTCCGATGGCGTTTGCCGCGCTCACCGGCGACGTGCCACCGATCGCGTGGGTGCTGTACGTGGCCAATATCTTCTGGGCCACCGCCTACGACACCTGGTATGCGATGGTCGATCGCGACGACGACCTGCGCATGGGCGCGAAGTCGACCGCGATCCTGTTCGGCGACATGGACCTGGTCGCGCAGGGCGTGCTGTATGTCTGCATGTTCGCCGCCCTGGCCCTGGTCGGACGCGACGACGGCATGGGCACGTATTACTGGGGAGGCTTGGGCGTTGCCATGCTGCTGGTCGCGTACCAGTTCGGCATCGCCCGCGGTCGCGAACGCGAGGCCTGCTTCCGTGCGTTCCTGCACAACCACTGGGTGGGGATGGCGGTGTTCGCCGGCATTGCCACGGATTTCGCCATGCGCAGCACCGCTGTTGTCGCCTGA
- a CDS encoding M4 family metallopeptidase, protein MKAQMSLLSLAIASGLALAAIPAEAAGNLKSAAISRANVLLGANGASAIRAANGDVFAARDAVVDADGTEHVRFQRSFRGLPVIGGDFVMHSRNGQLRNVSQSLKSASRPSLTALVSSDEAIVEAGARFGSKFFGAPTSRLVVFARGTSPVLAHEVVFKGIKADQTETEMHYFVDARSGRILDQWDEVHTAKPGPGGSSCSGATAAVGSGKSLTSGTVVLNTTKCGTSFQLVDSTRGGGKTHNMSMKTAGMGAVFTGTTNVWGNFLVGNAQTAAADAHYGVATTWDYFKNIHGRNGIGNDGVGAISRVHYGRNYANASWSDGCFCMTFGDGDNGATILPLVALDIAGHEMSHGVTSRSADLIYSGESGSLNEATSDIFGTLVEYYANNANDPGDYVIGEELFLNNANMSQAIRYMFKPSLDNGYSQDCYDPATTPTFEVHGGSGIGNHFFYLLAEGAVVPAGFGAGSWANLSASSIVCNGNTSLVGIGRSAAGKIWYRALTVYMTTSTNYAQARAATLSAATDLYGAGSTQYNAVAAAWSAVSVN, encoded by the coding sequence ATGAAAGCCCAGATGAGTTTGTTGAGCCTCGCCATCGCTTCCGGCCTCGCCCTTGCGGCGATCCCCGCCGAGGCTGCCGGCAACCTGAAGTCCGCCGCCATCAGCCGTGCGAACGTGCTGCTGGGCGCGAACGGCGCCAGCGCCATCCGTGCTGCGAATGGCGACGTGTTCGCCGCGCGCGACGCGGTCGTCGATGCCGACGGCACCGAGCACGTGCGCTTCCAGCGCAGCTTCCGTGGCCTGCCGGTGATCGGCGGCGACTTCGTGATGCATTCGCGCAACGGCCAGCTCCGCAATGTCAGCCAGAGCCTGAAGAGCGCCTCGCGTCCGAGCCTGACCGCACTCGTCAGCAGCGACGAAGCGATTGTCGAGGCGGGTGCACGCTTTGGCAGCAAGTTCTTCGGTGCGCCGACCTCGCGCCTGGTGGTCTTTGCCCGCGGCACCAGCCCCGTGCTGGCCCATGAAGTCGTGTTCAAGGGCATCAAGGCCGACCAGACCGAAACCGAGATGCACTACTTCGTCGACGCGCGCAGTGGCCGCATCCTCGACCAGTGGGACGAGGTCCACACCGCCAAGCCCGGTCCGGGCGGCAGCAGCTGCAGCGGAGCGACCGCCGCCGTCGGCAGCGGCAAGAGCCTCACCTCCGGCACCGTGGTGCTGAACACCACCAAGTGCGGCACCAGCTTCCAGTTGGTGGATTCGACCCGCGGTGGCGGCAAGACCCACAACATGTCGATGAAGACCGCCGGCATGGGTGCGGTGTTCACCGGTACCACCAACGTCTGGGGCAACTTCCTGGTCGGCAATGCGCAGACCGCTGCCGCCGACGCCCATTACGGCGTGGCCACCACCTGGGATTACTTCAAGAACATCCATGGTCGCAACGGCATCGGCAACGACGGCGTGGGCGCGATCAGCCGCGTGCATTACGGCCGCAACTACGCCAATGCCAGCTGGAGCGACGGCTGCTTCTGCATGACCTTCGGTGACGGCGACAATGGTGCCACCATCCTGCCGCTGGTCGCCCTGGACATCGCCGGCCATGAAATGTCGCACGGCGTTACCAGCCGTTCCGCCGACCTGATCTACAGCGGCGAGTCCGGTTCGCTGAACGAGGCCACCTCGGACATCTTCGGCACCTTGGTCGAGTATTACGCGAACAATGCCAACGACCCGGGCGACTACGTGATCGGCGAGGAACTGTTCCTCAACAATGCCAACATGTCGCAGGCCATTCGCTACATGTTCAAGCCCAGCCTGGACAACGGCTACTCGCAGGATTGCTACGACCCGGCGACCACGCCGACGTTCGAGGTGCACGGTGGTTCCGGCATCGGCAACCACTTCTTCTATCTGTTGGCAGAAGGTGCGGTGGTTCCGGCCGGGTTCGGCGCTGGTAGCTGGGCCAACCTCAGTGCGTCTTCCATTGTCTGCAACGGCAATACCAGCCTGGTCGGGATTGGTCGTTCGGCGGCCGGCAAGATCTGGTATCGCGCGCTGACCGTGTACATGACGACCAGCACCAACTACGCCCAAGCCCGCGCGGCGACCTTGAGTGCCGCGACCGACCTGTACGGTGCCGGTTCCACCCAGTACAACGCGGTCGCTGCGGCGTGGAGCGCAGTCAGCGTCAACTGA
- a CDS encoding EF-hand domain-containing protein: MKMIRGTMMVLAGGILLLGAQQAAAQSAPAKPAQPAQARQAQDPAAEAFKAWDKDGNGNLSLVEFRMGWQQVQRVTETQARLRQQFATVDANKNNAIDPAEYGSLMLVRQAGKNAPQMSVFDLDRDGKLAFGEYVKLVQTLAPDAAKAATK; this comes from the coding sequence ATGAAGATGATCCGCGGCACGATGATGGTGCTCGCCGGCGGCATCCTGCTGCTCGGCGCGCAGCAGGCCGCTGCGCAGTCGGCACCGGCGAAACCCGCGCAGCCGGCCCAGGCGCGCCAGGCACAAGACCCGGCTGCGGAGGCGTTCAAGGCCTGGGACAAGGATGGCAACGGCAACCTGTCGCTGGTCGAGTTCCGCATGGGTTGGCAGCAGGTGCAGCGCGTCACCGAGACCCAGGCGCGCCTGCGCCAGCAGTTCGCCACGGTGGACGCCAACAAGAACAATGCGATTGACCCGGCCGAGTACGGCAGCCTGATGCTGGTCAGGCAGGCCGGCAAGAACGCGCCACAAATGTCGGTGTTCGATCTCGACCGCGACGGCAAGCTGGCGTTCGGCGAATACGTGAAACTGGTGCAGACGCTTGCGCCGGATGCCGCCAAGGCCGCAACCAAGTGA
- a CDS encoding TIGR03032 family protein, with product MHVTNENKQEEPQVQGHQDKPELETGLDTVSADAPAPATGEQKKPLDITKLKVEKSCSRGLAGWLSQHKLSLAITSYQTGRIYLVGSDQKGRVSFFERIFERAMGVVGNAQRIYLGGLYQLWRFENVLRPNEMIHGQFDKCYVPRNAQTIGDLDIHELGIRKNGKVVFVNTKYSCLSELSQTHSFKAIWKPAFISKLAPEDRCHLNGLAMVDGEPKYVTAVCKSDSVDGWRDRRQDGGVVIDVQTDEIVCEGLSMPHSPRWHNGKLWVLNAGTGHLGWVDFEKKAFVPHASVPGFARGLSIIGNVAAVGLSKPRNQRFEGLQLDDELKKRDAEPWCGVQIISLTNGDVLNWIRFEGDISEIFDIAFLPNVKNPMMIGLRTAEIRDLITFESDLPAAEASAA from the coding sequence ATGCACGTGACGAACGAGAACAAGCAGGAAGAGCCACAGGTCCAGGGACACCAGGACAAGCCGGAGCTGGAAACTGGTCTGGATACGGTATCGGCCGATGCGCCGGCGCCGGCCACCGGCGAGCAGAAGAAGCCGCTCGACATCACCAAGCTCAAGGTCGAGAAGTCCTGCTCGCGCGGGTTGGCGGGCTGGCTGTCGCAGCACAAGCTGTCGCTGGCGATCACCTCCTACCAGACCGGCCGGATCTACCTGGTCGGCAGCGACCAGAAGGGCCGCGTGTCGTTCTTCGAGCGTATCTTCGAGCGCGCCATGGGCGTGGTCGGCAATGCCCAGCGCATCTACCTGGGCGGCCTGTACCAGCTCTGGCGCTTCGAGAACGTGTTGCGCCCGAACGAGATGATCCACGGCCAATTCGACAAGTGCTATGTCCCGCGCAACGCCCAGACCATCGGCGACCTGGACATCCACGAACTCGGCATCCGCAAGAACGGCAAGGTCGTCTTCGTCAACACGAAGTACTCCTGCCTGTCCGAACTCAGCCAGACCCACAGCTTCAAGGCGATCTGGAAGCCGGCGTTCATCAGCAAGCTGGCGCCCGAAGACAGGTGCCACCTGAACGGCCTGGCGATGGTCGATGGCGAGCCGAAGTACGTCACCGCCGTCTGCAAGAGCGACAGCGTCGATGGCTGGCGTGATCGTCGGCAGGACGGTGGCGTGGTGATCGACGTGCAGACCGACGAGATCGTCTGCGAAGGCCTGTCGATGCCGCACTCGCCGCGCTGGCACAACGGCAAGCTGTGGGTGCTGAATGCCGGCACCGGCCATCTGGGCTGGGTCGATTTCGAGAAGAAGGCCTTCGTGCCGCATGCCTCGGTGCCGGGCTTCGCGCGCGGGCTGTCGATCATCGGAAACGTCGCCGCAGTGGGCCTGTCGAAGCCGCGCAACCAGCGCTTCGAAGGCCTGCAACTGGACGATGAACTGAAGAAGCGCGACGCCGAGCCATGGTGTGGCGTGCAGATCATCTCGCTGACGAATGGCGACGTGCTGAACTGGATCCGCTTCGAAGGCGACATCAGCGAGATCTTCGACATCGCGTTCCTGCCGAACGTGAAGAACCCGATGATGATCGGCCTGCGTACCGCCGAGATTCGCGACCTGATCACCTTCGAGTCCGACCTGCCTGCCGCGGAGGCGAGCGCCGCATGA